TGCCGTAAGAAAACCGAAAAGGTACATTAAGCCGTACCAATGTACGCTGATGGGACCGATAGAAAAGACCAAAGGGTCTATAGTTGGGTATGTAAACATATATATCTCCGTAACAGGATAATGCTCTACTGGTCGAGATTTATTGCGTCAATCATTGTTCGATGATTTGTGATGTCTACAGATGCCGAGGGTGTAGGATGTCCTAATAGGAGCTTTTGGGACAGGAGGCCTTTGCGGAGACAAGGCGGAGCTTGCCCGCAGAAAGAATGTTGTATTATTCAGGAATCCCAGCTTCACCTGGATAAATAACACTTGTAGAGCGCGTTAAATCATAACCGCCAAGCTTTTCAGCGTGTGTAATGATTTGTGGATCACGTAGCAGACTGATGAATGCCTGAATGTTTTTATCGAAATAGTGGGATTTAGGAATAATGAGATCGTAGCGTTCCCATTGTACTGGAATAAAATCAAGCTGTAGTGCCTGTGCAACCGCTCGGATACCAAGTCCGGCGTCTGCGTTGCCGCTGATGACCTCGAACCCGACATCAATATGACGTGCTACACAGTTGTCATAACCGGGAATGGTCTTACCTTCTGCTCCGGCTGCAGCCAGTTCTGCATCAAAAAGCAGTCTTGTGCCTGTGCCCGAGCTACGGTTTACGACTGTAATATTACCGGAGGCGATATCTTTGGTCCCTTTGATCTTTTTAGGGTTTCCTTTAGCAATAATGTAGCCTTGCTCACGGAAGGAGAAGTTTACAACAGCCGGAGGCTCCTGCATTTCATTCTGGGTAAAGGAGAAGTTGTAATCGCTATCGTCTCTATCCATGAGATGACTTGTGGCGATATGCGCTGCACCATTATGTACCGCACGGATTCCACCAAGGCTTCCGAGGTTGCAGAACGCCGCATAGAGCCCTTCATTCTTTTGCATGTAAAGTTTCATGGCGTAATCGACGAGCATGTCGTTACTGCCTGCGATGATGAGAGTTTTTTCCATGACAGAGCTGTGCTGTACCTGTTCAGGAAAGTTCATGGTACGGGCTTCTACCCATTGTTCCACAAGATGCGTCGGAAACAACCATTTTCCGGTTGCTTTGGTAGCGGGTAAACTTTTTTCGGAGATGAGCGTGTAGACCATCTTTTCGTTTACACCAAGGTACTGTGCGACTTCTTTTGTGGATAAAAGCTTCTTCATGGGGACATCCTCCGAAGTTATTATCAGAGAATAGTAGTTGATGTGCCGATAGAAAATCAACCCGATAACGTTTTTTCCCCCGTATGATGTTTTGTATTGCGAGTAAGTTTGGTATCAGCTTACTTGCATACTGCAAACTATTAAGGTATTGCCTCTTGCCTTCTTGTGTATTCTATAGATGGGAGGCGTTACCTTCCGCAGACCTCTGTCTTTGTCTGCTAACTTTTGAATACCAAGCCCTAAGCGGACTTAGCTTCGCTATCCTATATTTTTCGGAAATAATCATGACTTCTAAAATCGCACTTATTGGACGCCCTAACGTGGGTAAGTCCACTCTTTTTAACAGACTCATTCGCAGCAACCGTGCAATCACCCATGACCGTCCGGGTGTTACCCGTGACCGCATGGAAGGCTTTGTTCGCCGTGAAGGTGAAGAATGGACTATTATCGACACCGGCGGTGTTACTCTGGACGAAAATCAGACATCTGCTGCTCAGGGTCCTAACGAACTTCGGGGGTTCGAAGAAGAAATTCTTCGCGGTGTAACCGAAGCAATTAAAGAATGTGAAGCACTCTGTCTTGTTGTGGATGGCCGTGACGGTCTGCTGCCTTTTGACAGACGCCTTGCAACATTCGCACGTAAGACAGGTAAACCTGTTCTGCTGGCTGTTAACAAAGTCGATGGTGGCGAGCTGGAAGAAGAGTGCACTGCGGAATTCCACGAACTTGGTTTCCCGATGATTGCTATTTCCGG
The sequence above is a segment of the Halodesulfovibrio aestuarii DSM 17919 = ATCC 29578 genome. Coding sequences within it:
- a CDS encoding helix-turn-helix transcriptional regulator — translated: MKKLLSTKEVAQYLGVNEKMVYTLISEKSLPATKATGKWLFPTHLVEQWVEARTMNFPEQVQHSSVMEKTLIIAGSNDMLVDYAMKLYMQKNEGLYAAFCNLGSLGGIRAVHNGAAHIATSHLMDRDDSDYNFSFTQNEMQEPPAVVNFSFREQGYIIAKGNPKKIKGTKDIASGNITVVNRSSGTGTRLLFDAELAAAGAEGKTIPGYDNCVARHIDVGFEVISGNADAGLGIRAVAQALQLDFIPVQWERYDLIIPKSHYFDKNIQAFISLLRDPQIITHAEKLGGYDLTRSTSVIYPGEAGIPE